GTCTACTATGCTTCCGTATGCGCACTTCCTATCTAcaagtttaatagatttatcTGCCCTTGTTCTAAAAAGTTCTCCATTTCTCGTATGCAGTACTGCATCTGAGAAATCAATTGCATATTATTTGTCTTATTTGTACTTTGATTTTGTAGTAATTGGTCGTTGGAAACATTAGTAAGACGTTCTAATATATCCATGTCTTAGACGCTTGAACGAGTGCATTTCTTTTTATCAGGCGGGGCCTGATCGGTGATTACctgaaaaagtaaaaaagagaATTGCCTCGGGTATGTTTCCGTAAAACTCTGAAACAGAATATAAAAGATAATTAGATAATTGTGGGAGAGAGAAGTTAGGTTATCAGACTATGCATAAAGCAAAAAGTTGcagagaaattttcaaaaaacctgCACACATTAACGCTGGGACGAGTGTTAGATGTTCACGGatgtattatatacaaatagtGTAACGACTGGGTAGGAGCGAGAAAAGCTTTCGGTGCGCTAGCTCTCTATTGGCGGAGTGCGAAAAGCTATAGCCACATCCTAAACGTAGAGTGTATTTTCCTTCCTTTCAATGCGAGCAGCAAATTGCGCAAACACCTTCTAATGTCCCGTAAATCGCGTGCGTCGTAAAATTTCGAGCGAACAGAATCCGAGTCGCGGCCCGTTGTTTCAGCTGCAGCTTTAAAAGGCAACTTGGTACATTTATTAGCGACACCTGTCGATACTTACGCGGTGTTACTTATTCCCAAAGTTTACTGCATTGTGCCGCGGGGACAATTAAGCTTAATAGCGCCGGTCCGGTAAGATTCTCGTGAGAAACAATGAGCCGATATCGAGTCCTCATTGTCCGCGGCGCTGGATAAGGAACAATCTCGGACCggctaataattaaaatagtttccCCGTAACTTCCGCGCTGGGATTCGCTCTAAGTTTCCGAAGTACACCGGTCCACGCCCGCCGTGGGACAATCCTTATTAACGACTTCCgtcaaaatcaaattttattcttatttaaggCGGTACAACATCCCTGGGTTTACGGAACTCCGGGGATGGAGTAAATATCATAAATTGGAAAGACAATCGGAAAATTTTGCATAACTTCGGGAACGATTGAAATTACGTGTAACGCGGTAAATGCGGAGATTGTTGAGAATGTTATAAACGTGCGAGTTACCGTGTAGTTAGCTGATAATGGTTTTTCGTGGTTTCACAAATTTGCATCCCGTTcgtgaataaatatttgttcgtGTAGGATTGTAGATCGTGTTGGTTATGTACGGCTTATAAAGATCTTATATTGAAAACaatcaatttcaatattataaggtcacattaattgaatgaatacgttgttttctgtttattgaaatttaacttTTACAGTAATTTATTGTTGTTTAAAAGCACATTGCTATACCTCCTTTTTAGTAGTAAATGAAGGATGATGATGCATTCAAAGTATTTCAAGACAGGAATATTATTTCAGAAAGAGTAAACAAAAAGTAGATATAATAAATGCTTTACTTAGGTgcaaatataataaagaatcCTATATTCTCAACTTTCTCGAAACTCAATTTCCCATAAGGATTGAATTATCACATGGATTGTTTAGTAAGTCCAACTTTGTTAATAGTtgaactatatattattatatatagtttaaaacaTGTATTACCTGAATACTTACAGTAAAAACAAAGAAGTAAGAATCTTCTATATTTAATGACTTGTTTACCTTTAGTAAATACatgttatacaatatttcaaCGTGAAATATGAGATATCGTACGCGATAACATCGATAATTTAAGGAAAACACGGGTTTCTGTTTCACAGCGGAGAGCCAACTTGGCAAACAAGGAATCTTGGAATTCCGCACGTTACACGTGGGAGGATACTTGCACGCTGGGGAGGAAATCCCTCACTTCGTCGGTCAACTGCAACAGATCTGGTTCAACGGCTACCCTTATCTCGAAATAGCGAGGAGCTCCGGAAATCATCAGGCTTCCCATCAAGGCGTTACGCCACTCATCAGAGTCACAGGGAAATTCGGCAAGAGGAATCATCCGGTTCACTATCCCGTGACCTTCACTTCGAAGCACACGTTCGTCGGATTGCCTGTGTTGAAAGCGTACGTGGAAACGAATATCTACTTCCAGGTaacgatttttcaaatttacttcATACTACAGTTACTAAAcgaatataacattataattttaatattgtactaaTATGCATCATTGTAAGATTATTATTGCTAATTATTCATGACCTtccataattaatttatatcaatttcacaTATTTCTTTTAACCCAGCTGCGTTCTTCAAATGTTTTTTGATCTAATAACGTTCCCATTTTCTTTTAGAACTAATACTATTATTCATTcgaactttttatatttaatcgcTAACGCTTTTTTTCAACACAgcttttaaattttagaaaaatagtaAGAAATCGTTTGGActtataatttaacaaatataagtatCATTTGATTCTTTTACTTGAAACCGTCGCCACGAGTCTAACGCGATATTATAGTAGAAGAGGTTAAACGTAACACTTGTCTAAGCGTTCTACCAATGAAAACTCAATTATTCCTCGTTCTTCCGCGCCACGTAACAGATAAGCCTAACCGGTCATCGCCTTCGTAATTACGCAAACCTGTAACTGACGGGCTTCTGCTTTTTTCGATGTCTTTCATCAGCGTCCCCGAGGCCCGGCACAACGCTTTCACGCCACGCGAAAACACGATCGGCTTTCGCAATCAAACACACCCGTAACAGGCTACCACGCACTATTTCCATTGTCCACCCTTGTGTAAACAATTGATACTTCGCGAGTAGACTACGAACGTTCATGCAAATATCCGTGGATCGATCAATAAGTACGTTACCCTTTCCGctctaaaaaagaagaaacgaatgaataaaaaaatcttttttatcGTCGATTTAGGGGACGTTTCACAGGATTTCGTATAAACTTCGTCAAtatattctattgttaaaaataatgtcTATCAAACGTGCGACGGAAATTAAATCAATGATTTGCtatcaatgaaaatatgaaatattagagATAAATGCTTTATATCTACATTCCGATGTGTTGTCAGCTGCTGCTGATACGAATCTCATGAAAAATTTGTTATCTTGCTATTGATTATTGAAAGCTTCGGAAAGAACAAGGTAATTGTAGATTCAAATAACCGACAAGGCTagagttattaaaaaatataaagaattgaaaaatagaaatcagTCCAAGGGAATTGTGCGAACTTACTTATTTTGTGAGAGAAATTTACTTaggaagaaataattaatcatagtggaaaatgaaaaggagaccaaagaaattgttcaaatttatttatttattgtatgaaagaaattgatttagaagaaaacaattaattatagcAGTACGTGCAGTTTTATACTTCAAAATTGAGTTATGAAGTTCTAACGATTACAGGTGTAGGATCAATGTCTTCCGAGAAACGGATATTTACCCTTTATTTCACTATTATACAAAGGCTCACACTTCGCTCTCTTTCTACACGCTATTCTCCTTCTAGGCACGCTGTCTTTGCTCGCTTTCCTACAATTGCGTTCGCTCCGCCAATCATACTCACGCATTCTGAAAAAACATTAGGATAACAAGATCTCtgataaaatatacatacacgCAAGCATGCTCATACATCTTGCGTGCCGCGACTAAGCGTCATTGACCTAATGACCGGGGCATGATCGTTTTCGACCGTTACATATTAGAACTTGCCGATCGTCTCTTTCGATCATGGGAATAATGTATCGTACAGAACTTCATGATTCTGGAACTTCTTTAAACTAAATGCTGCTCCTATTAAAGCTAACAATACAAGTAACGGAAATTTATCGAACATTTTGAATTCCTTGTTGAAACGTTTGTGTCACATGAAaaactgagaaaaatccaacgaGTTGATCGACTAAGCCCTCAAGCTGAAGAGCCAAAATGGCACTATAGGGACATAATAGTCTTGTAGAGGGAAGCTGGCCAACAGGAGGCTTAATGCTAAAGCAGGACTCGTGAAACCTAGGAATCGTAGCTTGTTTCAACGTGTGTGGAGAGCCTGTCTCTAATGCTAGGTTTCATGAGATCTAGGAATTGCTGTTTGCATCGCCGCATGTTTCAGCGTGTATAAGGCCCTTAAAAGGCTAAAGTAGGCATCAAAACGCCTAACGGTTGCAATCGTGTCCTATTGATGACCATCTAGTACCAACATGCATTCTCACTCACATTACGACATTGTCTCTTGTCTATATAGGTTATATAAATTAGGAATTTTAAATGAGTATTAATTACcgatttaataattatgatcATATACATGGATTCTGTCATGTGGATTCCTGTGACGCGATAAATATTTGCAGCTGTGCAAGTGATTGTTTTCCAGGACACTGCATAATAAATTAGGTTCACGCCCAGCCCTTGAAAAGGATCATactcatttataattcattcaCGTACAGCTGTCAGTTACAATTACGTTATAAATAAACTGACaacattacacatttatctatGGCATTCGCAGACGTTATGAAGCGCAATAAAGTAAACAATTTTActaaaatggaaataataaaagcaaatatgaaataattcgaATCCTAAAAATTTCTCCTTAATTCAAGTTCTCTTAACTGcctaatagaatattatacgaCTGTTACACATAAggtaatttttaaaactatcaaacaatTAGTGACTATTTTCGAATCTCTTATAAAACTTTgcgaatatatttttgtttttactttcaCGCAACTTTTACAcacttatttaaaattactgTTTCAAAAAGTACTTAAACAACGTTGATGATTGTGAAAcaagaaatttaaatgttattattttgatTGTTTTGGTAGTTTCAATGCTGATCACCGTCCTTTATTTGAATACTATCTTTCAGTTCAAGACACGAGAAGCGAACGGTTTGATCCTATTCAACGCCGGCCGCGAGCGAGACTTCATCGCAGTGGAGCTGGTGAACGGACACGTTCACTATGTGTTCGACTTGGGTGATGGacctgtcagggttagggacaACTCAAGGTCGAGACTGAACGACGGCAAATGGCACGCTGTCAGCATTGGGAGGCCAGCACCCAAGAGGCACACGCTGGCCGTCGATGATCATGTCACTGTCGTCAATAGTCAGGGTAGCAATGAGAACCTCGACCTCGATGGGATTCTCTATGTTGGTGAGTAAATCATTcatcttgaaattttcaattgataccGATTTTATCGGCAAGAATAGCATTgcgaaaaaatatgtttaacttTTAAGTATGGATAAGCAGTTTCAGAGACGTCTACATAAAATATCATGAATTTTGAAGCTAAGGAAATATTCGTTATATAGTTAATACTATTGCTATGAAGAGATACTTAAATAAGCAAAAACAAATCAATACAATACCTCTTTTGATTAGCTATTACAAACGGGAATATCTAACattaatcagtaattttcagacttctaTACTCAAAGTTTAAATTTATGTCCTTATTTAAAGGTTAAAATTAACCACTTTTGGTACATgctaatttttgtaagaaaatattttttatcagaCATGTGAACACAGATAGctgtatacatataaaattaattggcTATCAAATTTGCTAATAGAAACAAGAAAGGTTTAATTATAATGTGACAACAAactaattgtttttaattgttctGTTAACTTGTTAGCTTGTAAATGAATAGGTGAAAGACAAATTCATCATTCTTACTATTGGAATACTGCAAGACtagatgtttaataacgtgGTTTTCAATTTGTACACAGATTTGCAATTTTgtagattaatttatttaacgagtTTTAATGGTTCCATAGGAACCGTAATTTATAGACTAAATTACAAATATGATGgcttttattacaatttttattgtaatgtaaTATACTCTGTTGCATTTATTACGAATGCATACAATTTTCCACCTAATAATAGAACTTACACAAACATTCTGAGTTATTCAGAACTTGACCTCTAGAAATATCAGTTACATACTTCAAGGTGCGCATAATCGTAAGCAGAATAACTAATTTGTAAAGCGtaagattgaatatttaaagagCAATCAATTAACGtcattacaaatttaatattcttgctaaaatgtaaataaacaaagaattattttaatcaaataatatcTATACTAAAACctctaaaaaaaattttttcatattaattacttctaatattaaaaatatttgaaaaaatattaaacggaTTCTGTGAAAATACGCTAAGAATGATtgataaaagattgaagaatatttctattaacaaaAATCATGCAGTTAAACTATTCACAATATTGCAAATCACTGAATCATCGAAGTATTGTAATAAGGATTTATTTCTTTCCTATAACTTGTTTCTTCTCAAGTTTTTTTTCAACTTCCTGTCAGTAGAGACACGCGCCCCGCCCAATAATCATTTCTGATATTTATCGGTATATTTATACCATGCCCTCCGAAATGTTATCGAACTCAGATAAGAGAGGAATATACTATATGTGAATTATTACGTCATGAATTACGAAGAATTCCAAAAATCCTGGAATAATAAATCGTTCAACGGCTGATATCGATTTGGACGATACGTCGGAGACACCAAGATAAAATTAGAAGCTAAGAATCGCACAATGACGCAGTAGCGAAATCAAATCGATCAAATCTATTGACACATAAATAACTTTGATACCCCCATTATTTGTATCATGTAACCGCAATGCTTCGCAAAACGATCGTTTTATCAAATTGTATTTAGTTTAACACTAATCTTACcaggaaccggtcaaatgaccgagtCCAAAGTTCTGCGTCTTCTTTCAATctttaactttttattaattCCTACATCGTCCAATCAATtaggttttcaatttttgtttagtTGTTTGTTTAGAAACTTTGTTTCAAAGTTTGTCATCTAACCTGTTACTTTCATTTTGTAGCTAGCTGTTTGACTGATTACTGTaagaaaagtgccggtacgaTATATGTTAAGCAATCAAATTAGGAATTGAAAAATTACCCATAAAATGACAAGACGTTGTAAATAATAAGGGtaaatatatcattatacatTTACGAGTCACGAATCTAATCTATGATTACCAATCTAGGAAATATCGACATAGctcgaagaaagaagtgtcacTTATTTTTTGCAAGCAATTTATTTTAGAAGAAAGAGGAACATTATATTTAACTTGTGAACCAACGTCGAAGTAGTTGTTTTTCACCTGTCCGTCAAACTGATTAAATACAGATGTTCTCTCGGTCTACGTTCTGGAACAAAACAGAAAggcatttattaataaaatacaaaagtatcGTAGCTTGCGTCTTGCACGAactcatttaatttttttatcatacCCGTAGTTAGTAAACTATGAACGATTATGGAAATGTAgatcttttgaaattatttttttaatataaattttaatgaaatcattGTTTACACTTCAAATGAAAAAGTTTTTCtagatatgaataattaaaaaatgtactaaACTCTAGTTAATATTCTTGacatattttatacatcttACATACATAAAGCTCACGTTGTATAGATTACAATGCAATTGGCAGCTatgctttaattaattaataattcgtaAATATTCCGTTTACCAATCTAGTTCTATAAATTttagataattaatttaatacttatttgaaataattaaatttaatttcctttgttACATGAACTGCACATCTAACAACACAAAAGTTTCCATTTTACCCATTTAAAAAGCAACAAACATGGCAGCATAAAAACACAATAAACGTAGCAAACAAAATAGTTAGTCACAGGCACCGAAGAAGCAACATTCCTTTAAATTAACATCATCCCATTTACGTTTACAATTCTGAGCACTCAGAGTTCTCGAAACCGTCAGCACGGCTCATCAATATTTATCAATGTGAACATTCAGATCCAAGAAAAGAGTGCATCCAATTATCGCTAGACGAAAATCGCCAATAGAAAACATCAGCACGACTTACATAATCGGCCTGCATTTCCCGGCAGGATCCTTCTTTTCACCTTCAGGGCACTGGAACTCAGGCGGATCGACGATTGTCCTGGATTCTAATTGTGGTATTACGAACTTGTTGTCCGTCTGTATCACAGTCTCGTCGCTTTTCCCGATCTCGTTCACTCCCACGTCTTCCGCGATCTCCTCGATCTTGTTTCCGGATGTGTTCTGATCCAAGGACTCCATCGCCTTGTAATTCTGCGGCGCGTGTCTAAATATCACGGCGAACAACCAGTTGATGTCCAGATCTGACGCGTTGCGCTCCGCCGAGTGAATCTTGATCTCCGACGTCAGGGACTGCCGCCAGTTTCTCTGCCAGTCCTCCGGTATATATCTGCCCGCATTATCGTCCGGCGAGTCAGCCGGTGGCAAATTCGGCGATTCTCGATACGCCTCTCTGTCCAAAGCGACCGCTGATAACGCTACGGAGAAGCCAGCGATAAACAGGAACAGAGGAACACCGGCCGAAACGATCGATGAACGATGCATGTTGACGCACGGTTTCGTGAAAGATCGATTGGCCACACCGTTTCCGGTGATAATTTCGATCAGTGGTAGATCGGAATCGAAAAAGAATTCGCTCACTTCCGCGGTGAAGTTAGGTTTCTTGGAGGATCGATCGCCGGTAGATCGGAGAACAAGACAGTTAGAGAATCGATCTTCGACTGATGACGGCGAGAACAATGATCCAGCTAATTAAGCGTTTCGCGCTTCCGGAGCTCAACCGCAGCACTCTCTCACAAACGAGATTAGACTTATCAAGCGGTTTTTCTGTCACCTAGCGACAACCGTTCACTCCTTCCCTCTTTGCTTCCTATGATTTtgcttcttttttaattaaaaggcGATTTAAAGCTACATCACTTCAGCACATCGCTGATAAGAGACCGCGCGATAAGGAGATCTGACGTCTTGTGTCATCTGCCATTGATCCGCAAATCTGAATTTCCGCAACCGTTCCGTGTACGAATACAtagataaagaataaaaatgtttgtatgGTAATTGTGTAGATTAGCGATTCGTTACCAATTGCAataaccttgaaatatgtttccTAGGTCACTATTTCGAACAACGCTTAGCTGCGAATGCTACGGCGCACCGCTTGGACTTGGTTTTCGAAATATACGTGAACATATTTTTAACATTGCgtattaaattgtttacatttttttaggGTTTGCATTTCAACATTAATAAACAGAATTAGTCTACATGTCTACGTGAAATGGGTGGAaccaaaattcttcgcgcaaaaCTCTGCCGAAATTTTAAACCAGTTGTCTGCGCAAGGATTAAAGTGAGGTTAGATTCGTTTTGCTTTTAAATTTGACGATAAACGAAATGATGACTACAGTTTAAAGTTGTGAAATTTAATAGCAGcagttaataataaatcaagCAGTCACAATTTAACCCAAATACAGCGTACGAACCACAATATATGTTACAGTTAGGCCCTTCTGAATGATGTCTTCCTGATTGATATCGTTGCACTCTTACGTCGACTCTACATAAACCGAAAGATTATTATGTGCTACTTAACCGACATTCAACGCTTCACATGTTTAATTATCACTCGACATTGATACGGCCATCAGCAGGTATTCCATGACTCAGGAATTAAAATTACGTACCTCACTTTGTTTaacaatttcgaacaaaaataaaacttttaatactTCTTAAATATCTTATAATGTCTTATATGTGTACCACAGATATTTCCCATTTATTAGTCAAAGTGCTACTGATGGTTTTGGTTTATGTCCGCATAATGTATACAAAGTATAGAGTAACGTATAAGTACACTTTTCTCCTCGAAGcatattggatattttattCTGCACCTAAGGATCATCGACAATTCAGATTCTCTTCAGTTAGCATCTAAATGATTTTGCAGCATACGATTTGCCGcggtaaaaataattaaagtttgtCTCAAAACAAAAGAAGATGAACTTAAACCTCcttcaaattaaataatctattcttcATATGATTTTCTTTACAGCTTTCTGTACTTGATTTTATGATATTCTGGTTCATGCAACTATGTAAGATATAATGAAACAATAACTTCCATTGGTAATCTTTAATAATAACTACGCATTAACTACAAATAAACGTATTGGTATACTTctacttttataaaaatgatcaaGTTTACACTCATTAAGTGAGATTTACACCAGTACATTCTTTTATCTAATACAGATTAGATTATCTCGTTTATATCTGATATGTTTATAACAGTACTGGTACAACCTTTTCCAAACTGCCGATAAAAGTATCCACATCATATATTAGCGCCATTTACATGTTGCATTTCTTGAGTCtgatacattgaattttttattatatttactcgaATATTCTTAATgttgattataaaattagataGCTACTGCTtacgtaattataatttttttttaaattagtataccgaaagtgaaatttaaaaaatttttattgaaagctTCGTCAGCGTCCAtatgaaatgaaacatttcgtagaagtttattaattttcttactaaaaatgcactaaaaatgcaaaatttccATAGTCTAAGCTGgacaattttaatatatcatGTGTTATTTTATCCACATGAGTTCCAATTTTATCAAGAATGTTCTATGAAAATAATTAGCAATAACTCAATACAAGTATGGTAACTGAAGCCAAACTATAGAGTGTACTATAGGTGTCACGTAATAGGAAACGATAACATCATTGTTTATTACATTTGCACCAACACAGTTGCAATCCATTTTGAATGCAGTAACAAAGACGTAGGAAACAATTACAGCTATAGATAGCATCGTTAAATAATCATCAGTCGTAAAAACACTTTTCAAGATGGGTAATACGATGAAAAATTTTGTTCGAGTAGGAAAAAATAAACAGTCAGTTTGACGATCATGgagatattaacacgttacttTACATCGTTAAGGTAATACTTTAGTTATAATTTACAGACTTATTGGCCAATTTCTATCTTAAAACGTTCAGAGTAAAGGAAAATCTGAAATTCCAGATCGTCACActtaaataatgaaatcattGACACTTTGCTGTCGGGCTATTTTTCACGCATCTTACATCTAACGAATAATCACACAACAAACTATTGTACAGAAAGGtgtattagaaatttaatttcaattagtcaataatataaaaagacATATTTCACCGTCCTGTCAAGTCTCCCGCTGTTGACCGTTAGTATACTTCAAACTTTAATGAGTCTCCCGACAGCAAAGtcttaaatgataaaatacaattaaactttaattgatATAAAACCAATACACACAGAAACGTTTGGAAAGAATTATGTCGTATTTTGAAGAAAGATAAAGTAATccttatataaataaagatgaTGACACAGTTCCTACATCATGCTTATCGGTTTCAAATGATTTTTGCAGTTCAATCATGCGATGACTAATTTTACATGGGGTTTTGCTTTCTCCTTCTTCCGGTTTATTTTTCATTACCACTTATCCTGTATTTTAGAAGATAACAATTTGAACAATTTGACTACTTTAAATTCTGCTGTAACACTTATTTTAAATGTCATAATTTCAATTATGCGAGATCTGGTATCCAAATTAATAAACCAATAATTAATACACCAAGTAAGTATAGAATGTTGTCTTctgtaaaaaatcaaatatctatttaaaatttttcaaaacatttcgcatattaatatttatactatttaaaaaattttgtttatgttCTTTTAACATTTTGACACTGACTATAAAATTTGTTCTTCTTTAACAAATAAGCTCTCCATTACTTCTAACATCTCTCCCAATTATCTCAATTATTGtcagatattgttattattatacaacTTTATTGAACATGTACGGATCCGTGTATCATAATTAAATCCAACAACAAAGTACAATTACGCAACGAGCAGTctgtgaattttttattttttctgtaatttatttaaaaaaaagaaactatttcCTATCGTAACTCTATTTTTCTAATCTCATTCCC
Above is a genomic segment from Nomia melanderi isolate GNS246 chromosome 8, iyNomMela1, whole genome shotgun sequence containing:
- the LOC116426675 gene encoding uncharacterized protein LOC116426675, giving the protein MHRSSIVSAGVPLFLFIAGFSVALSAVALDREAYRESPNLPPADSPDDNAGRYIPEDWQRNWRQSLTSEIKIHSAERNASDLDINWLFAVIFRHAPQNYKAMESLDQNTSGNKIEEIAEDVGVNEIGKSDETVIQTDNKFVIPQLESRTIVDPPEFQCPEGEKKDPAGKCRPIIT